Proteins from one Erythrolamprus reginae isolate rEryReg1 chromosome 6, rEryReg1.hap1, whole genome shotgun sequence genomic window:
- the LOC139169711 gene encoding tigger transposable element-derived protein 1-like isoform X1, with the protein MLIADWPKSQPIVANAKKSFATELLELVQTCCKMPPKRCARSAGGDAKKTRRILTIKEKIDILDMLKGGRSYADVGRQYGINESSVRTIRDDEKKIRQSSLMAFNKAAKRMVTPRNKRLMKMEAALSLWVQDCRKKSIALDTNTIRTKAQQLYNRLEDTEEGDADEGNAASASASAPATFTASKGWFEKFQRRYGLKSVSLHGEAASADTGAAENFVQRTFKELIAEGGYLPEQVFNMDETGLFWKRMPSRTFLMQDEAKAPGFKAMKDRVTLIMCGNAAGFLLKPGLIYKSQNPRALKNRNKNALPVYWMHNAKAWITKPLTRDWFHQCFIPQVKDYLAGKGLDFKVLLLMDNAGGHDHLDHEHDGVQVEFLPPNTTSLIQPMDQGIIRAFKALYTRNSLGSIVEAMDADDNFTLKAYWRQYTIASCLKNIQNALTDMKTQTMNACWRKLWPEVVHDYKGFAPEEIQDAAVQNSVKLAQALGGEGFVDMTAEEVNGLLDEHGLPLTDKDLEELTRSASEEEEEAEAEQAEEEEDVGLTLERLAELNRATSNVQRMVELWDPNMTRSIQFNASLDNIFAPYRSMLAQKKKRRQQLPMTMFVTKTKRSVTPSPAASIVEMVIEEDP; encoded by the exons atgctgattgctgattggccaaaatctcaaccaatcgttgcaaacgcaaaaaaaagctttgcaactgaacttttggaacttgttcagacttgttgcaagatgcctcctaaacgttgtgctcggagtgctggcggcgacgctaaaaagaccaggaggatactcacaattaaagagaaaattgacattttggacatgctgaaagggggacgctcttatgcagatgttggtcggcagtatgggatcaacgaatcgagtgtgcgaaccattcgtgacgacgagaaaaagataaggcaaagttccctGATGgccttcaacaaggctgcaaaaagaatggtgactcctagaaacaaacggctcatgaagatggaagctgctttgtccctgtgggtacaagactgccgcaaaaagagcattgctttggataccaacactatcagaaccaaggcacaacaattgtacaaccgtcttgaagacacagaagaaggcgatgcagatgagggaaacgcag cctcagcctcagcctcagccccagccacattcacagcaagcaaagggtggtttgagaaatttcaacggcgctatggcctgaagagtgtgtcattgcacggagaagctgcctcagcagatacaggtgcagcagaaaactttgtccagcgcacgtttaaagagctaattgcagaagggggctaccttccagaacaggtgttcaacatggacgaaacaggcctgttctggaagaggatgccttcaaggactttcttgatgcaagatgaagccaaagcccctggctttaaggccatgaaagatcgagtgactttgatcatgtgtgggaatgcagcaggctttttgctgaagccagggctaatttataagtcacaaaatccaagagccctcaagaacagaaataagaatgcattgccagtgtactggatgcataatgctaaagcatggattacaaaacccctcacgcgggactggtttcatcagtgcttcatcccacaggtgaaggattatttggctggcaaaggactggatttcaaagtgcttctcctaatggacaatgctggcggccatgatcacctggaccatgaacatgatggggtgcaagttgaattcttgccaccaaacaccacatcgcttatccagccgatggatcaaggtattatccgtgcatttaaggcactgtacacgcgcaattctcttggaagcatcgtggaagcaatggatgctgatgacaacttcacattgaaggcctactggcgtcagtacacaattgcatcttgtctgaagaacattcagaatgccttgacagatatgaagacacagacaatgaatgcctgctggaggaaattgtggccagaagtggtgcatgattacaagggatttgctcccgaagaaatccaagatgctgcagtccagaactctgtgaagctggcacaggcactgggtggagaaggcttcgttgacatgacagcagaggaagtcaatggtttgcttgatgagcatggcctaccgctgacagacaaagatctggaggagctgaccaggtcagcgagtgaagaagaggaggaagcggaagctgaacaagctgaggaagaagaagatgttggcctaacgcttgagcggcttgcagaactgaacagagccacttcaaatgtacaacgcatggtggaactttgggatcccaacatgactcgctctatacagtttaacgcctcccttgacaacatctttgcaccatacagatccatgttagcccagaaaaagaaacggcgccaacaactgcccatgaccatgtttgtcacaaaaaccaagaggtctgtcacaccatcacctgcagcgtccattgtagaaatggtgatagaagaagatccctag
- the LOC139169711 gene encoding tigger transposable element-derived protein 1-like isoform X2: MLIADWPKSQPIVANAKKSFATELLELVQTCCKMPPKRCARSAGGDAKKTRRILTIKEKIDILDMLKGGRSYADVGRQYGINESSVRTIRDDEKKIRQSSLMAFNKAAKRMVTPRNKRLMKMEAALSLWVQDCRKKSIALDTNTIRTKAQQLYNRLEDTEEGDADEGNAAPATFTASKGWFEKFQRRYGLKSVSLHGEAASADTGAAENFVQRTFKELIAEGGYLPEQVFNMDETGLFWKRMPSRTFLMQDEAKAPGFKAMKDRVTLIMCGNAAGFLLKPGLIYKSQNPRALKNRNKNALPVYWMHNAKAWITKPLTRDWFHQCFIPQVKDYLAGKGLDFKVLLLMDNAGGHDHLDHEHDGVQVEFLPPNTTSLIQPMDQGIIRAFKALYTRNSLGSIVEAMDADDNFTLKAYWRQYTIASCLKNIQNALTDMKTQTMNACWRKLWPEVVHDYKGFAPEEIQDAAVQNSVKLAQALGGEGFVDMTAEEVNGLLDEHGLPLTDKDLEELTRSASEEEEEAEAEQAEEEEDVGLTLERLAELNRATSNVQRMVELWDPNMTRSIQFNASLDNIFAPYRSMLAQKKKRRQQLPMTMFVTKTKRSVTPSPAASIVEMVIEEDP; this comes from the exons atgctgattgctgattggccaaaatctcaaccaatcgttgcaaacgcaaaaaaaagctttgcaactgaacttttggaacttgttcagacttgttgcaagatgcctcctaaacgttgtgctcggagtgctggcggcgacgctaaaaagaccaggaggatactcacaattaaagagaaaattgacattttggacatgctgaaagggggacgctcttatgcagatgttggtcggcagtatgggatcaacgaatcgagtgtgcgaaccattcgtgacgacgagaaaaagataaggcaaagttccctGATGgccttcaacaaggctgcaaaaagaatggtgactcctagaaacaaacggctcatgaagatggaagctgctttgtccctgtgggtacaagactgccgcaaaaagagcattgctttggataccaacactatcagaaccaaggcacaacaattgtacaaccgtcttgaagacacagaagaaggcgatgcagatgagggaaacgcag ccccagccacattcacagcaagcaaagggtggtttgagaaatttcaacggcgctatggcctgaagagtgtgtcattgcacggagaagctgcctcagcagatacaggtgcagcagaaaactttgtccagcgcacgtttaaagagctaattgcagaagggggctaccttccagaacaggtgttcaacatggacgaaacaggcctgttctggaagaggatgccttcaaggactttcttgatgcaagatgaagccaaagcccctggctttaaggccatgaaagatcgagtgactttgatcatgtgtgggaatgcagcaggctttttgctgaagccagggctaatttataagtcacaaaatccaagagccctcaagaacagaaataagaatgcattgccagtgtactggatgcataatgctaaagcatggattacaaaacccctcacgcgggactggtttcatcagtgcttcatcccacaggtgaaggattatttggctggcaaaggactggatttcaaagtgcttctcctaatggacaatgctggcggccatgatcacctggaccatgaacatgatggggtgcaagttgaattcttgccaccaaacaccacatcgcttatccagccgatggatcaaggtattatccgtgcatttaaggcactgtacacgcgcaattctcttggaagcatcgtggaagcaatggatgctgatgacaacttcacattgaaggcctactggcgtcagtacacaattgcatcttgtctgaagaacattcagaatgccttgacagatatgaagacacagacaatgaatgcctgctggaggaaattgtggccagaagtggtgcatgattacaagggatttgctcccgaagaaatccaagatgctgcagtccagaactctgtgaagctggcacaggcactgggtggagaaggcttcgttgacatgacagcagaggaagtcaatggtttgcttgatgagcatggcctaccgctgacagacaaagatctggaggagctgaccaggtcagcgagtgaagaagaggaggaagcggaagctgaacaagctgaggaagaagaagatgttggcctaacgcttgagcggcttgcagaactgaacagagccacttcaaatgtacaacgcatggtggaactttgggatcccaacatgactcgctctatacagtttaacgcctcccttgacaacatctttgcaccatacagatccatgttagcccagaaaaagaaacggcgccaacaactgcccatgaccatgtttgtcacaaaaaccaagaggtctgtcacaccatcacctgcagcgtccattgtagaaatggtgatagaagaagatccctag